One Thunnus maccoyii chromosome 14, fThuMac1.1, whole genome shotgun sequence genomic window carries:
- the LOC121911600 gene encoding zinc finger protein 37-like has translation MSTPLLLRAFVNERLTAAAEEIFEVFERTIAKYEEEASSSQQEIERLRGLLLDLVSNQKTEISQSLVCKEETPPEQQHCEQESSLSVCQREPEPRQVKEENQELWTSQQQEDQVQEFKEADVLYLPHSSAWGQNEQEDTKPSLQPQTQIGESEEQFQELQETEEAHFMLPLSSQPLIQNESAQDGRERANHTQTEQSQICAISDSSHLNSVIPNFHCYLCDKSFSSNHHLINHAFRMHSKDAGVLCAVCGKTLEATESLSVHLKSHKGSKCCHVCGKQCNSTTILTEHMASHAGVKLHRCHVCGKECSRKGDLKIHMRIHTGEKPFRCSHCFKSFTHSGHLRKHMRSHTGERPHQCDVCGRGFLQSAHLKYHLRTHARKY, from the exons ATGTCCACCCCGCTGCTCCTCAGGGCTTTCGTTAACGAGCGGctgacagctgctgcagaggaaATATTTGAGGTTTTTGAACGAACGATAGCAAAATATGAAGAAGAAGCTTCCAGCTCTCAGCAGGAGATTGAGCGTCTCAGAGGACTGCTGCTGGATTTAGTTTCAAACCAGAAAACAG AGATCTCTCAATCGTTGGTTTGTAAAGAGGAAACTCCCCCTGAGCAGCAACACTGTGAGCAGGAGTCGAGTCTCAGCGTCTGTCAGAGGGAACCAGAACCCCGACAAGTCAAGGAGGAAAATCAGGAACTCTGGACCAGTCAGCAACAAGAAGATCAGGTTCAGGAGTTTAAGGAGGCTGATGTCCTGTACCTGCCGCATTCCTCTGCTTGGGGACAAAATGAGCAGGAGGACACGAAACCGTCTTTGCAGCCTCAGACTCAGATCGGTGAAAGTGAGGAGCAGTTTCAGGAGTTGCAGGAAACAGAAGAGGCACACTTCATGCTACCTCTGTCTTCACAACCTCTGATCCAAAATGAAAGTGCCCAAGATGGAAGAGAAAGGgcaaatcacacacagacagaacaaaGTCAGATCTGTGCTATCTCTGATTCATCTCATTTGAATTCAGTTATACCCAACTTTCACTGTTATCTCTGTGACAAATCTTTTTCCTCCAATCATCACTTGATAAATCACGCTTTCCGCATGCATTCGAAGGACGCAGGTGTCCTCTGCGCCGTGTGCGGAAAGACCTTGGAGGCCACCGAAAGTCTTAGCGTGCACCTTAAATCACACAAGGGCTCGAAATGTTGTCACGTGTGCGGTAAACAGTGCAACAGTACGACCATcctgactgagcacatggccAGCCACGCCGGGGTAAAACTACATCGCTGCCATGTTTGTGGGAAAGAGTGCAGCCGGAAAGGGGATCTGAAGATACACATGAGGATCCACACGGGTGAGAAACCTTTCCGCTGCTCTCACTGTTTTAAAAGTTTCACCCACAGCGGACATCTGAGGAAACACATGCGAAgccacacaggagagagaccGCACCAGTGTGATGTCTGCGGCAGAGGGTTTCTACAGAGTGCACACCTGAAATACCACTTACGGACTCACGCTCGGAAATACTGA